In one window of Micromonospora cathayae DNA:
- a CDS encoding solute symporter family protein, with protein MTTTVLAAEAGSSTARNLTIVLFLVFVAATLAITIWASRQTKTATDFYAGGRSFSGFQNGMAIGGDYMSAASFLGIAGIIALYGYDGFLYSIGFLVAWLVALLLVAELLRNSGRYTMADVLAFRMRQRPVRTAAAASTITVSIFYLLAQMVGAGALVALLLGIRPGTTFLGMDADTAKVATIIMVGALMIIYVTVGGMKGTTYVQIVKAFLLMGGALIMTLLVLAKYKFNLSSLLGDAAASSGKGSAFLEPGLRYGVEVAGNATQTFYNKVDLLSLGIALVLGTAGLPHILIRFYTVPTAKAARKSVLWAIGIIGTFYLLTLALGFGAAALVGGEAITAQDKAGNTAAPQLAERLGVDFLGGDLGGAALLAIIAAVAFATILAVVAGLTLASSSSLAHDFYANVMKKGQTSERQEVRVARLSALVIGAVSILLSIYAQNLNVAFLVALAFAVAASGNLPAILYSLFWRRFNTSGAVWAIYGGLLSAVGLVFFSPVVSGSPTSMFPDHDWQWFPLSNPGILSIPFGFFCGWLGTVISKERDDDKYAELEVRALTGAGAH; from the coding sequence ATGACCACGACGGTCCTCGCGGCTGAGGCGGGCAGCAGCACCGCCCGCAACCTGACGATCGTGCTGTTCCTGGTCTTCGTGGCGGCCACCCTGGCCATCACCATCTGGGCCAGCCGGCAGACCAAGACGGCGACCGACTTCTACGCCGGTGGCCGGTCCTTCTCCGGTTTCCAGAACGGCATGGCGATCGGCGGTGACTACATGTCGGCCGCGTCGTTCCTGGGCATCGCCGGCATCATCGCCCTGTACGGCTACGACGGCTTCCTCTACTCGATCGGCTTCCTGGTCGCCTGGCTGGTGGCGTTGCTGCTGGTCGCGGAGCTGCTGCGGAACTCCGGCCGGTACACGATGGCCGACGTGCTGGCCTTCCGGATGCGGCAGCGGCCGGTCCGGACCGCCGCCGCGGCGTCCACCATCACCGTGTCGATCTTCTACCTGCTGGCCCAGATGGTCGGCGCGGGCGCGCTGGTGGCGCTGCTGCTCGGCATCCGGCCGGGCACCACCTTCCTCGGCATGGACGCGGACACCGCCAAGGTCGCCACCATCATCATGGTCGGCGCCCTCATGATCATCTACGTCACGGTCGGCGGGATGAAGGGCACCACGTACGTCCAGATCGTCAAGGCGTTCCTGCTGATGGGCGGCGCGCTGATCATGACGCTGCTGGTGCTGGCGAAGTACAAGTTCAACCTGTCGTCGCTGCTCGGCGACGCCGCCGCCTCCTCCGGCAAGGGCAGCGCGTTCCTGGAACCCGGGCTCCGGTACGGCGTCGAGGTGGCCGGGAACGCCACCCAGACCTTCTACAACAAGGTCGACCTGCTCTCGCTGGGCATCGCCCTGGTGCTCGGTACGGCGGGTCTGCCGCACATCCTGATCCGCTTCTACACGGTGCCCACCGCCAAGGCGGCCCGCAAGAGCGTGCTCTGGGCGATCGGCATCATCGGCACGTTCTACCTGCTCACCCTGGCCCTCGGGTTCGGGGCGGCGGCGCTGGTCGGCGGTGAGGCGATCACCGCCCAGGACAAGGCGGGCAACACCGCCGCGCCACAGTTGGCCGAGCGGCTCGGCGTCGACTTCCTCGGCGGGGACCTGGGTGGCGCGGCCCTGCTGGCGATCATCGCGGCGGTCGCCTTCGCCACCATCCTGGCGGTGGTCGCCGGGTTGACGCTGGCGTCCTCGTCCAGCCTGGCGCACGACTTCTACGCCAACGTGATGAAGAAGGGGCAGACCTCGGAGCGGCAGGAGGTCCGGGTCGCCCGGCTCTCCGCCCTGGTCATCGGCGCGGTCTCCATCCTGCTGTCGATCTACGCGCAGAACCTGAACGTGGCGTTCCTGGTGGCGCTGGCCTTCGCGGTGGCGGCCTCGGGCAACCTGCCGGCGATCCTGTACAGCCTGTTCTGGCGGCGGTTCAACACCTCCGGCGCGGTCTGGGCGATCTACGGCGGTCTGCTCTCCGCGGTCGGTCTGGTGTTCTTCTCGCCGGTCGTCTCCGGGTCGCCGACCTCGATGTTCCCGGACCACGACTGGCAGTGGTTCCCGCTGTCCAACCCGGGCATCCTCTCCATCCCGTTCGGCTTCTTCTGCGGCTGGCTCGGGACGGTGATCTCGAAGGAACGCGACGACGACAAGTACGCGGAACTGGAGGTGCGCGCGCTCACCGGCGCCGGCGCCCACTGA
- a CDS encoding NAD-dependent epimerase/dehydratase family protein, whose product MKVAPRFGPGHRILVTGGAGFVPSHLVEVLLDRGCTVVAVDNFVTGSKENVAHLVERPTFTLVEADVSEGLPTHHPALAERFDAILHMASPASPTDFALLPIEILRVGSVATLHLLDRAVADGARFLLASTSEAYGDPKEHPQQETYWGNVNPIGVRSVYDEAKRFAEAATMGYHRFHGLDVAIVRIFNTYGPRMRPDDGRAIPTFIAQALRNEPITVHGTGAQTRSICYVDDLVRGILLLLDSTETGPVNCGTEHEMTMRQLAELIVSLSGSSSEVAYVTRAADDPEKRRPDLTLARELLGYEPRITPEDGLRRTIDHFRQRMG is encoded by the coding sequence ATGAAGGTAGCTCCCCGTTTCGGCCCCGGTCATCGCATCCTGGTCACCGGAGGTGCCGGTTTCGTCCCGTCGCACCTGGTGGAGGTGCTGCTCGACCGCGGGTGCACGGTCGTCGCGGTGGACAACTTCGTCACCGGTTCCAAGGAGAACGTGGCCCACCTCGTCGAGCGTCCCACCTTCACCCTCGTCGAGGCGGACGTCTCCGAGGGCCTGCCGACCCACCACCCGGCCCTGGCCGAGCGGTTCGACGCGATCCTGCACATGGCCTCCCCGGCCAGCCCGACCGACTTCGCCCTGCTCCCGATCGAGATCCTCCGGGTCGGCTCGGTCGCCACCCTGCACCTGCTGGACCGGGCGGTCGCCGACGGCGCGCGCTTCCTGCTGGCCTCCACCTCCGAGGCGTACGGCGACCCGAAGGAGCACCCGCAGCAGGAGACGTACTGGGGCAACGTCAACCCGATCGGCGTGCGCAGCGTCTACGACGAGGCGAAGCGGTTCGCCGAGGCGGCCACCATGGGGTACCACCGCTTCCACGGCCTGGACGTGGCGATCGTACGGATCTTCAACACGTACGGGCCGAGGATGCGTCCGGACGACGGCCGGGCCATCCCCACCTTCATCGCGCAGGCGCTGCGGAACGAGCCGATCACCGTGCACGGCACCGGCGCGCAGACCCGGTCGATCTGCTACGTCGACGACCTGGTGCGCGGCATCCTGCTGCTGCTCGACTCCACCGAGACCGGCCCGGTCAACTGCGGCACCGAGCACGAGATGACCATGCGGCAACTGGCCGAGTTGATCGTGTCGCTCTCCGGCAGCAGCTCCGAGGTGGCCTACGTCACCCGCGCCGCCGACGACCCGGAGAAGCGCCGGCCGGACCTCACCCTGGCCCGGGAACTGCTCGGATACGAACCCCGGATCACGCCCGAGGACGGCCTCCGACGCACGATCGACCACTTCCGGCAGCGGATGGGGTGA
- a CDS encoding LCP family protein — MSATMPAGLRLPYLHRGSAGRASVPGSGPTGRARPGGPAAGYPDHDGPGLAGGGPTGPGGPGRPVGPGRPGPRPRWGRIALVTGVVVLVLALLGGIGAWVYARGLDKDLARTDPFSEITDGRPAKTVDGALNILLVGSDSRDPDAPVDQKSQWRADTIIVMHIPSNHAEAYLVSIPRDLYVPIPESANADCASGQRGKINAAFAFGGLPLAVRTVECFTDVHLDHVMAIDFAGFKQVTDALGGVDLPVERTITSIHKPYRTFTKGVNHMNGAEALDWIRQRKQFPQGDFARMRHQQEFLRALMDKAASSGTLSNPRKLNAFLQSVTAAVTVDEGFSLVDMAMQFRKLRGDNLTFVTSPHNGSETIDGESVVVSDREKALAMYRAMTKDEMAQWVKANQPAPKAGG; from the coding sequence ATGTCAGCGACCATGCCAGCCGGCCTCCGGCTCCCGTACCTGCACCGGGGTTCCGCCGGGCGCGCCTCGGTCCCCGGCTCCGGCCCGACCGGGCGGGCCCGACCGGGTGGGCCGGCCGCCGGGTACCCGGACCACGACGGGCCCGGCCTGGCCGGTGGTGGGCCGACCGGGCCGGGCGGCCCCGGGCGTCCGGTCGGCCCCGGTCGGCCCGGACCCCGGCCGCGCTGGGGGCGGATCGCGCTGGTCACCGGCGTGGTGGTGCTGGTGCTCGCGCTGCTCGGCGGGATCGGTGCCTGGGTCTACGCCCGAGGACTGGACAAGGACCTCGCCCGGACCGACCCGTTCTCCGAGATCACCGACGGTCGGCCGGCCAAGACGGTCGACGGCGCGCTGAACATCCTGCTGGTCGGCAGTGACTCGCGGGACCCGGACGCCCCGGTCGACCAGAAGAGCCAGTGGCGGGCCGACACCATCATCGTGATGCACATCCCGTCGAACCACGCCGAGGCGTACCTGGTCTCCATCCCCCGTGACCTGTACGTGCCGATCCCGGAGAGCGCGAACGCGGACTGCGCCTCCGGTCAGCGCGGGAAGATCAACGCGGCGTTCGCGTTCGGCGGTCTGCCGCTGGCGGTACGGACCGTGGAGTGCTTCACCGACGTGCACCTGGACCACGTGATGGCGATCGACTTCGCCGGCTTCAAGCAGGTCACCGACGCCCTCGGCGGGGTCGACCTGCCGGTGGAGCGGACCATCACCTCGATCCACAAGCCGTACCGGACCTTCACCAAGGGCGTCAACCACATGAACGGGGCCGAGGCGCTGGACTGGATCCGCCAGCGCAAGCAGTTCCCCCAGGGTGACTTCGCCCGGATGCGGCACCAGCAGGAGTTCCTCCGGGCCCTGATGGACAAGGCGGCGAGCAGCGGCACGCTGAGCAACCCCCGGAAGCTGAACGCCTTCCTCCAGTCGGTGACCGCCGCGGTGACCGTGGACGAGGGTTTCTCGCTGGTCGACATGGCGATGCAGTTCCGGAAGCTGCGGGGGGACAACCTCACCTTCGTGACCAGCCCGCACAACGGCAGCGAGACCATCGACGGCGAGTCGGTGGTGGTCTCCGACCGGGAGAAGGCGTTGGCGATGTACCGGGCGATGACCAAGGACGAGATGGCCCAGTGGGTCAAGGCGAACCAGCCGGCCCCCAAGGCCGGCGGCTGA
- a CDS encoding LCP family protein codes for MPVQSRRRPPSREPVPSAGRVSASVVPPPRRGGSRAGDGPPKRKRRKDPLWARLTVVVGAVLMMTSGAAIVGSKAIIGQATGNISQQNLLGDAGKTDAEGGDTLEGPIDMLLLGVDARANSGDDVRADSIIVLHIPATHDQAYLISIPRDTEAYIPAFPKTGFDGGTEKINAAFQFGMRNGGGWAGGAQLMAQTIKKMTGVSFDGAAIINFGGFKKVIDALGTVRICVTQEVTSYHMKYVDGKPMWNAEARKTGKPMKPVVHKKGCREMEGWEALDYSRQRYGLKNSDYDRQQNQQQLIKAMAKKAISDGAMTNPLKLKKLMEAAGDTLVLDTGRADVADLVFTLRGVTDNELTMLRTNNGTYHVNEHGRESLSPLTLDMFQAVKNDKLSEFVFANPGVLSTRK; via the coding sequence ATGCCGGTTCAGTCCCGTCGTCGCCCTCCGTCACGCGAACCCGTACCCTCGGCCGGTCGGGTCTCCGCGTCCGTCGTTCCGCCGCCCCGCCGGGGCGGTAGCCGTGCCGGTGACGGCCCGCCGAAGCGCAAGCGCCGCAAGGACCCGCTCTGGGCCCGGCTGACCGTGGTGGTCGGCGCGGTGCTGATGATGACCAGTGGTGCCGCGATCGTGGGCAGCAAGGCGATCATCGGTCAGGCCACCGGGAACATCTCCCAGCAGAACCTGCTCGGCGACGCGGGCAAGACCGACGCCGAGGGCGGCGACACCCTCGAGGGCCCGATCGACATGCTGCTGCTCGGCGTGGACGCGCGGGCGAACTCGGGTGACGACGTACGCGCCGACAGCATCATCGTGCTGCACATTCCGGCGACGCACGACCAGGCGTACCTGATCTCGATTCCCCGGGACACCGAGGCGTACATTCCGGCGTTCCCGAAGACCGGGTTCGACGGCGGCACCGAAAAGATCAACGCCGCTTTCCAGTTCGGGATGCGCAACGGGGGCGGCTGGGCCGGCGGTGCGCAGCTCATGGCGCAGACCATCAAGAAGATGACCGGGGTCAGCTTCGACGGTGCCGCCATCATCAACTTCGGCGGTTTCAAGAAGGTGATCGACGCCCTGGGCACGGTACGCATCTGCGTCACCCAGGAGGTCACGTCGTACCACATGAAGTACGTCGACGGTAAGCCGATGTGGAACGCCGAGGCGCGCAAGACCGGCAAGCCGATGAAGCCGGTGGTGCACAAGAAGGGCTGCCGGGAGATGGAGGGCTGGGAGGCCCTCGACTACTCCCGCCAGCGGTACGGTCTGAAGAACAGCGACTACGACCGCCAGCAGAACCAGCAGCAGCTGATCAAGGCGATGGCGAAGAAGGCGATCAGCGACGGCGCGATGACCAACCCGCTGAAGCTGAAGAAGCTGATGGAGGCCGCCGGGGACACGCTCGTCCTGGACACCGGTCGGGCCGACGTGGCGGACCTGGTCTTCACCCTGCGCGGGGTCACCGACAACGAGCTGACCATGCTCCGGACGAACAACGGCACGTACCACGTCAACGAGCACGGCCGGGAGTCGCTCAGCCCGCTGACCCTGGACATGTTCCAGGCGGTCAAGAACGACAAGCTCTCCGAGTTCGTGTTCGCGAATCCGGGCGTGCTCTCCACCCGCAAGTAG
- a CDS encoding LCP family protein has product MVAAVAVVGVQALTERYDRSVARGHLLDDDVRRDRTDPDGPLTYLLVGSDRFGNVGKADERSDTILVVHLPAGLKRAYLISVPRDLLVAVPPAPNGYGGGQDKINAAYDLGGGGEAGSRLLSATLHRLTRLEFDGAAMIDFTGLRKVIDLLGGVRMCVDTEVRSVHTGTVFAPGCQQMDGARALDYVRQRYDLPGGDYDRQRHQQQLLHAMLQRAGETNLRGDPLKLDEVIRAVGGSLTVDTNGVPLEDLVLALRALPSDGLVGLQVPSSPQVISGVSYVVLDNGGNGLFESVRTGRAAQWTAANPRWVNHL; this is encoded by the coding sequence CTGGTGGCGGCCGTCGCGGTGGTGGGCGTACAGGCCCTCACCGAACGGTACGACCGTTCGGTGGCCCGGGGACACCTGCTCGACGACGACGTCCGCCGGGACCGGACCGACCCGGACGGCCCGCTGACGTACCTGCTGGTCGGCTCCGACCGGTTCGGCAACGTCGGGAAAGCCGACGAGCGCTCGGACACCATCCTGGTCGTGCACCTGCCGGCCGGGCTGAAACGGGCCTACCTGATCTCCGTACCCCGGGACCTGCTGGTGGCCGTCCCGCCCGCCCCGAACGGGTACGGCGGCGGCCAGGACAAGATCAATGCCGCGTACGACCTGGGCGGCGGGGGCGAGGCGGGCAGCCGGCTGCTGTCGGCGACCCTGCACCGGCTCACCCGGCTGGAGTTCGACGGCGCCGCCATGATCGACTTCACCGGGCTCCGCAAGGTCATCGACCTGCTCGGCGGGGTCCGGATGTGCGTCGACACCGAGGTCCGTTCGGTGCACACCGGCACGGTCTTCGCCCCCGGTTGTCAGCAGATGGACGGGGCGCGGGCGCTGGACTACGTCCGGCAGCGCTACGACCTGCCCGGCGGCGACTACGACCGGCAGCGCCACCAGCAGCAGCTCCTGCACGCCATGCTCCAGCGGGCCGGCGAGACCAACCTGCGCGGCGACCCGCTCAAGCTGGACGAGGTGATCCGCGCGGTGGGCGGTTCGCTGACCGTCGACACCAACGGCGTACCCCTGGAGGACCTGGTGCTGGCGCTGCGCGCGCTACCCTCCGACGGGCTGGTCGGCCTCCAGGTGCCGTCGTCGCCGCAGGTCATCAGCGGGGTGTCGTACGTCGTGCTGGACAACGGCGGCAACGGGCTGTTCGAGTCGGTCCGTACCGGGCGGGCCGCCCAGTGGACCGCCGCGAACCCCCGGTGGGTGAACCACCTCTGA
- a CDS encoding rhodanese-like domain-containing protein — protein MFGPQVPTMTVNDVADDTYLLDVREDDEWAAGHAPGAHHLPMMELPARIAEVPNDRDVAVICRSGGRSAQVVAYLMNNGWDQVRNVEGGMGHWAAAGRPVTTDSGAPGHVI, from the coding sequence GTGTTCGGACCCCAGGTACCCACCATGACCGTGAACGACGTCGCCGACGACACCTACCTGCTGGACGTGCGGGAGGACGACGAGTGGGCGGCCGGGCACGCCCCCGGCGCGCACCACCTGCCGATGATGGAACTGCCCGCCCGGATCGCCGAGGTGCCCAACGACCGGGACGTGGCGGTGATCTGCCGCTCCGGCGGTCGTTCCGCCCAGGTCGTCGCGTACCTGATGAACAACGGCTGGGACCAGGTCCGCAACGTCGAGGGCGGGATGGGCCACTGGGCCGCCGCCGGCCGACCGGTGACCACCGACAGCGGCGCGCCGGGCCACGTCATCTGA
- a CDS encoding glycerophosphodiester phosphodiesterase has translation MSGPLVFAHRGSSADLPEHTLAAYLRALDEGADGLECDVRLTRDGHLVCLHDRRLDRTSNGRGRVSAYTLAELEALDFGSWHPGCAPPDPDEPVDPTRTRLLTLERLLDAVRAAGRPVRLLIETKHPTRHGAGVERRLVELLRRYGLAEPRPDDPVRVVVMSFAPLAIRRIRELAPALETVLLLEVLPAWLRAGRLPFGVRIAGPGVALVRARPQLIPALRAAGHQVYVWTVNEPADLDLVLAAEVDGIITDRPALALAHCGRPTA, from the coding sequence ATGAGCGGTCCCCTGGTCTTCGCCCACCGAGGCTCCTCCGCCGACCTGCCCGAGCACACCCTCGCGGCGTACCTGCGGGCGCTCGACGAGGGCGCCGACGGGCTGGAGTGCGACGTCCGGCTGACCCGGGACGGGCACCTGGTCTGCCTGCACGACCGGCGGCTGGACCGGACCAGCAACGGGCGGGGGCGGGTCAGCGCGTACACGCTGGCCGAGCTGGAGGCGTTGGACTTCGGCTCGTGGCACCCCGGCTGCGCCCCACCGGACCCGGACGAGCCGGTCGACCCCACGCGTACCCGGCTGCTCACCCTGGAACGGCTGCTCGACGCGGTCCGGGCCGCCGGCCGGCCGGTCCGGCTGCTGATCGAGACCAAACACCCCACCCGGCACGGTGCCGGCGTGGAACGACGGCTGGTCGAACTGCTCCGCCGGTACGGGCTGGCCGAGCCGCGCCCGGACGACCCGGTACGGGTGGTGGTGATGTCGTTCGCCCCGCTGGCGATCCGCCGGATCCGGGAACTCGCGCCGGCGCTGGAGACGGTGCTGCTGCTGGAGGTACTGCCGGCCTGGCTGCGGGCCGGCCGGCTGCCGTTCGGGGTCCGGATCGCCGGGCCGGGGGTGGCCCTGGTCCGGGCCCGGCCGCAGCTGATCCCGGCCCTGCGCGCCGCCGGCCACCAGGTGTACGTCTGGACGGTCAACGAGCCGGCCGACCTCGACCTCGTCCTCGCCGCCGAGGTGGACGGGATCATCACCGACCGGCCGGCCCTCGCGCTGGCCCACTGCGGCCGGCCCACCGCCTGA